Proteins encoded together in one uncultured Desulfobacter sp. window:
- a CDS encoding nucleotidyltransferase family protein has translation MNKKDILAFLSSYKDEFKIQYGVTRIGLFGSYARGNESNDSDIDIAVEIESFNKFRSFFGLKRELEKGLGRKVDLGIESSLKPITKKYILKEILYV, from the coding sequence ATGAATAAAAAAGATATCTTAGCCTTTTTAAGTTCCTATAAGGATGAATTCAAGATTCAATATGGTGTAACCCGAATCGGGTTGTTCGGAAGCTACGCAAGGGGCAATGAATCAAATGACAGCGATATTGATATCGCTGTTGAAATAGAATCTTTCAACAAATTCAGGAGCTTTTTCGGTCTCAAAAGAGAGCTGGAAAAAGGATTGGGTAGAAAAGTAGATTTAGGTATCGAAAGTTCTCTCAAACCCATTACAAAAAAATATATTCTAAAAGAAATTCTCTATGTCTAA
- a CDS encoding ABC transporter ATP-binding protein, with protein MSSIIEADNLGKQYRLHHGGLFANASLKECFTALAGRLRGSLTSASLEQKKIVPQTPESFWALKNLSFKVAQGERLGLIGRNGAGKSTLLKILSRITWPTTGQVTINGRVSSLLEVGTGFHPELTGRENIYLNGAILGMNRAEIRRKFDEIVWFSEVEKFLDTPAKRYSSGMYLRLAFAVAAHLEPDILLVDEVLAVGDASFRKKCLGKMKDVGKEGRTIIMVSHSMAAIENLCTRVLVLDKGEKIMEGDPARMIQGYLNSFGGNDKKALSIEQWEDSRGTGVIRIHSFCVLDHEHQPVNTLVSGREYVFRFGYKARIHKVKSIDFSFTVSDRSGRILFRNRTLESGLDLPAMLCPKGYLDCRIPRLALTRGSYTFGFTMIVDGVESDYLPGAKGLYFDVIDGDFFGTSQISDIAPVIVDHTWTIDILK; from the coding sequence ATGTCAAGCATTATTGAAGCTGATAATTTGGGCAAGCAATACCGGCTTCACCATGGCGGTCTTTTTGCCAATGCTTCGCTAAAGGAGTGTTTTACGGCTCTTGCAGGCCGTCTGCGGGGATCTTTGACTTCTGCTTCTTTGGAACAAAAGAAGATCGTGCCCCAAACGCCTGAAAGCTTCTGGGCTTTAAAGAACCTGTCCTTTAAAGTGGCCCAGGGTGAACGGTTAGGTTTGATCGGCAGAAACGGGGCCGGAAAGTCTACACTTTTAAAGATATTGAGCCGGATTACCTGGCCCACAACGGGACAGGTGACAATCAATGGACGGGTGTCAAGTCTGCTTGAAGTGGGGACGGGATTTCATCCGGAACTTACCGGGCGGGAAAACATTTATTTGAATGGGGCTATCCTGGGGATGAACCGGGCTGAAATCCGGCGCAAGTTTGATGAAATTGTCTGGTTCTCGGAAGTTGAAAAATTTTTGGATACGCCTGCTAAAAGGTATTCCAGTGGTATGTATCTTCGGCTGGCCTTTGCTGTGGCAGCCCATCTTGAGCCGGATATTTTGCTGGTGGATGAGGTCCTTGCGGTGGGAGATGCGTCGTTCCGGAAAAAATGCCTTGGCAAGATGAAGGATGTGGGCAAAGAAGGCCGAACCATTATCATGGTAAGTCATTCCATGGCAGCCATAGAGAATTTATGTACCCGTGTGCTTGTTTTGGATAAAGGCGAAAAGATAATGGAAGGTGATCCTGCCCGGATGATCCAGGGTTACTTAAATTCCTTTGGCGGGAATGATAAAAAAGCCCTGTCCATTGAACAATGGGAAGACAGTCGGGGCACAGGCGTGATCCGGATTCACTCTTTCTGTGTTTTGGACCACGAACATCAGCCGGTGAATACGCTTGTTTCAGGCAGGGAATACGTTTTTCGGTTTGGGTACAAAGCCAGGATCCACAAGGTGAAATCCATTGATTTTTCTTTTACGGTCAGTGATCGGAGTGGTCGGATCCTTTTTAGAAATCGTACCCTTGAAAGCGGGCTTGACCTTCCGGCCATGCTTTGCCCCAAAGGTTATCTGGATTGCAGAATACCCCGCCTGGCTTTGACCCGGGGAAGTTATACCTTTGGGTTCACAATGATTGTGGACGGGGTGGAATCCGATTATCTGCCTGGTGCGAAGGGGCTCTATTTTGATGTGATAGACGGTGATTTTTTCGGGACATCGCAGATATCTGATATAGCCCCGGTCATTGTGGATCATACATGGACTATTGATATTTTAAAATGA
- a CDS encoding acetylxylan esterase encodes MFKHILIWTVATILLITGAYADPLTLEWVTSKDMVSYKVGDAITFKIRLQKDGAIVVGKKMKWKRSGSDQLTASGEGVSEKMPLTIETSMAMPGFVRIEVWVYNKDGKPEKYTKGYYKGRPLKFEGGVGVQPEKLKGYPSPKDFDAFWQKQRARLESVPVKAKLIPIKDAKVDFVLYDVSIDCAGPKPVRGYLSIPEKAKEKSLKAQVLFHGYGVTGASKRYAKGKITLDINPHGIENGRETAYYERLKKGELKGYGFNSTENALPETCYFNGMILRVMRALDYIKTRPEWNGKDLIVSGGSQGGLQSIAAAALDPDVTNCHAFKPWCCDVGGIKLGRIRGWRPDFEPGLAYYDTASMGKRITCETFISAGMGDYVCPPSGIAVLYNNIKGNKTIQYIQGATHGYTPPHPVKQVISTKKNI; translated from the coding sequence ATGTTTAAACATATATTGATCTGGACAGTTGCGACAATTTTATTGATCACGGGAGCGTATGCGGACCCATTAACGCTGGAGTGGGTGACAAGCAAAGACATGGTGTCCTATAAGGTGGGAGACGCTATTACGTTCAAAATTCGGCTTCAAAAAGATGGGGCCATAGTCGTCGGGAAAAAAATGAAGTGGAAACGCTCAGGTAGTGATCAACTAACCGCCTCCGGTGAAGGCGTTAGTGAAAAAATGCCTCTGACCATTGAAACATCCATGGCTATGCCCGGTTTCGTTCGCATCGAAGTCTGGGTTTATAACAAGGATGGAAAACCGGAGAAGTATACAAAAGGCTATTACAAAGGTCGGCCTCTAAAATTTGAAGGGGGCGTGGGAGTTCAACCGGAAAAATTAAAAGGCTATCCGTCCCCTAAGGATTTCGATGCCTTCTGGCAAAAACAAAGAGCACGTCTGGAATCAGTCCCGGTAAAGGCGAAGCTGATACCAATCAAAGATGCTAAAGTGGATTTTGTTCTTTACGATGTTTCCATTGACTGTGCTGGGCCCAAGCCGGTGCGAGGCTATCTTTCAATACCGGAAAAAGCGAAAGAAAAGTCGCTCAAAGCCCAGGTTTTATTCCACGGTTATGGTGTCACCGGTGCGTCCAAGCGATACGCCAAGGGAAAGATTACACTCGACATCAACCCCCATGGCATCGAAAACGGGCGGGAAACCGCGTACTACGAAAGGCTAAAAAAAGGTGAACTCAAAGGTTATGGTTTCAATAGTACTGAGAATGCCTTGCCTGAAACATGCTACTTCAACGGTATGATACTGCGTGTAATGCGTGCCTTAGATTACATTAAGACACGCCCTGAATGGAATGGGAAGGATCTAATTGTTTCCGGAGGGAGCCAGGGTGGGCTACAATCAATCGCAGCTGCGGCACTAGATCCAGACGTAACCAACTGCCATGCATTCAAGCCTTGGTGCTGTGACGTGGGCGGCATCAAGTTAGGAAGAATCCGCGGTTGGCGACCTGATTTTGAGCCTGGCTTAGCTTACTACGACACTGCAAGCATGGGCAAACGCATCACCTGCGAGACCTTCATCAGCGCTGGCATGGGTGATTACGTGTGTCCTCCTTCGGGCATTGCTGTTCTCTATAACAACATCAAGGGCAACAAAACAATCCAATACATCCAAGGAGCAACGCACGGATACACACCACCACACCCGGTTAAACAGGTGATCTCAACAAAAAAAAATATATGA